The following proteins come from a genomic window of Theileria equi strain WA chromosome 2 map unlocalized gcontig_1105316255037, whole genome shotgun sequence:
- a CDS encoding hypothetical protein (encoded by transcript BEWA_036480A), translating into MRTLVTMASEEVSIELKENKSANGGDHTYQANTSSGNGVTIKVKRSNEPQGTNFYRYTHTLQNGGGQFILKEVKDDKNSCIDISLSGDRKVTSVSAYYWKYGGKVLLIEVKSGRPKYYANTDNKWIVLTGHESSRPPLRNNDFEKALDQLVCSNYGAVTIDLSFQNSSKLSKNYTSSGKDNKYCCYKHNPGGVNDRGNISVTSGKVSCVHKSPSGDFYKHSIIGGNQLARIRYYLDSAGSKPDNRRRIKLNGQTFPIPGVETISALYCGGNPVLIYVDGGDKAEGWYKKPTGTGSRGNDEEWTKSHVLQNITPDDLIENTECGKYNDIVRALKSTGGCISLQECTPEPAKPQGVLRSDEQPEGDQDEVEEEEKKKKKGDEAKAKETARGSEDAQQDGLDKEPQLKEEKKKDEEYSGKRSAAAPVTESTASEGEGQAEKLAVETGFTTAGIGLGYFLAGSAGSGLTDEVFLWISKEYHIEYA; encoded by the coding sequence ATGAGAACTCTAGTAACTATGGCTAGTGAAGAAGTAAGTATCGAACTTAAAGAAAACAAAAGTGCAAATGGTGGAGATCATACATATCAAGCAAATACTTCCAGTGGTAATGGTGTTACTATTAAAGTCAAAAGGTCTAATGAACCCCAAGGAACCAACTTCTACAGGTACACCCATACTCTGCAGAATGGAGGAGGACAATTCATACTAAAGGaagttaaagatgataagaaTAGCTGTATAGATATAAGTCTTTCAGGTGATAGAAAGGTGACCTCTGTTTCTGCATATTATTGGAAGTATGGAGGGAAGGTTCTATTGATAGAAGTTAAGAGTGGTAGACCAAAGTACTATGCCAATACTGATAATAAGTGGATTGTATTAACTGGACATGAAAGTTCTCGACCTCCACTCAGAAATAATGATTTCGAAAAAGCTCTGGATCAACTGGTTTGTTCGAACTATGGCGCTGTTACTATAGATCTATCCTTTCAGAATTCTAGCAAACTTTCTAAGAATTATACCAGTAGTGGAAAGGACAATAAGTACTGTTGTTACAAGCATAATCCTGGGGGTGTTAATGACCGAGGAAATATCTCTGTTACTAGTGGGAAAGTTTCTTGCGTACATAAATCACCATCTGGTGACTTTTACAAGCATTCCATTATAGGTGGTAATCAACTTGCAAGGATAAGATACTATCTTGATAGTGCAGGGAGTAAGCCCGATAatagaagacgtataaaaCTGAATGGACAAACATTTCCCATTCCTGGTGTAGAAACTATCTCTGCATTATACTGCGGAGGAAACCCTGTACTTATATACGTTGACGGTGGAGATAAAGCCGAAGGCTGGTACAAGAAGCCTACTGGCACTGGTAGTAGAGGTAATGATGAAGAGTGGACAAAATCTCATGTTCTCCAAAATATAACACCTGATGATCTAATTGAGAATACAGAATGTGGAAAGTATAATGATATTGTGCGGGCACTAAAGAGTACAGGTGGATGTATAAGcttgcaagaatgtacTCCAGAGCCTGCTAAACCACAAGGAGTACTACGTTCTGATGAACAGCCTGAAGGTGACCAAGATGaagttgaggaagaagagaaaaagaaaaagaagggTGATGAAGCTAAAGCTAAAGAAACTGCTAGAGGTAGTGAAGATGCTCAACAAGATGGACTAGACAAAGAACCACaactaaaggaagaaaaaaaGAAAGATGAGGAATATTCTGGTAAAAGATCTGCTGCTGCCCCTGTTACTGAATCTACTGCTTCTGAAGGTGAAGGTCAAGCTGAAAAACTTGCTGTTGAAACCGGATTTACTACTGCTGGTATTGGTCTAGGGTACTTCCTTGCTGGTTCCGCAGGATCCGGATTAACTGATGAAGTGTTTTTATGGATTAGTAAGGagtaccatattgagtatgcatag
- a CDS encoding fumerase dehydrogenase family member protein (encoded by transcript BEWA_036490A), translated as MVSLMTGFFGVLCKRSRGYKFIKPAVSGSSGLPSRRFETNGFVRKRREIDEKMVPCESCGSSCLNGQGCLEQSQGSSRTPKGLLQYGALAGAAGISSHFSEQSRSFSSAKENGLEQYVDVLKTAKNTSTKYTRLDDLSELVKALESGLVRSDGNSKFLSVPQLVLRELTFRAFTEIMHFLRSEHLEQLKRVLDDPEASDNDKFVSMQLIKNACIAAGR; from the coding sequence ATGGTCTCTCTGATGACGGGGTTTTTTGGCGTTCTCTGCAAGAGGTCACGTGGCTATAAGTTCATAAAACCGGCCGTTTCTGGTTCCTCTGGTCTACCATCCAGACGCTTCGAAACCAACGGGTTCGTGAGGAAACGCAGAGAAATTGACGAGAAGATGGTCCCGTGCGAATCTTGCGGGAGCTCTTGTTTAAATGGGCAGGGGTGTCTAGAACAGTCCCAAGGCAGTTCCAGGACCCCAAAGGGGTTACTTCAATATGGAGCCTTGGCTGGTGCTGCGGGAATCTCCAGTCACTTTTCTGAGCAATCAAGAAGCTTCTCGTCTGCAAAGGAAAATGGTCTGGAACAGTACGTCGATGTTCTGAAAACCGCAAAGAACACCAGTACAAAGTACACTAGACTAGACGACTTGAGTGAACTTGTCAAAGCGCTTGAATCAGGACTTGTGAGGAGCGATGGAAACTCAAAGTTTCTCTCGGTTCCACAACTTGTCCTCAGGGAACTCACGTTTAGAGCATTCACTGAAATTATGCACTTTTTGAGAAGCGAACATTTGGAACAGCTGAAAAGGGTCTTGGATGACCCTGAAGCTTCCGATAATGATAAATTCGTCTCGATGCAACTTATCAAGAATGCATGCATTGCAGCCGGAAGGTAA